A window of Methanocaldococcus vulcanius M7 genomic DNA:
CTTCTGCCAAGTCAATAACTTTTAAAACATCTTTATAGTTTAATTTAGTGGCGGTCATTGCAATTGCACAGCATATATTTTCTTCTACAACATTTTTAATTCCAGAAATCGTCTTTTCATATATTCCTTTTATTCCTCTGAATTTTTCGTGCGTTTCTTTTGTTCCATCCAAGCTTATCTGTATAAAATCAACCTTGTGCTCTTTTAGTTTTTTAACATTTTCTTTTGTTAATAGCGTTCCATTTGTAGCTATAGAAACCTGCATATCCTTCTCTTTAACCTTATCAATGAGTTTAAAAATATCTTTTCTCATAAGTGGTTCTCCACCTGAAAATGCGATTGCCACAACCCCAGCGTCTCCTAATATATCTATGACTTTTTCAGCTTCTTCTGTTGTTAATTCATCTTCTAACGGCCTACCTGCGTTTGCGTAGCAGTGTTTGCATCTTAAATTGCATCGATAGGTTATGTCCCAAACCACTAAAAATGGAGCCCCAGCAACAAATGGCTTTTTAACTCCGAAGTAATATAACCCCCTAACAACATTTATAAGTCCTTTTTTGAAATAAGGATCTTTTAAGTAGTTTTTAAAGTCCTCTTTGTATTTTTCTCCTGCAAATGTTTTTAAGCCCCCGTCTATAATTTCTTTTAATATTTTGTATTTTAGAGAGGGTAGTTTCTTTCCTTCTACGTATGCATCAATATAATTCTCTATAATTAATTTATTATTTTCGTCTTTTTTAAAAAGGGAGCTCATCTGGCTTTTTACGATTGGATTTAAGATCAGTTTTGAGAAGACAATTGCCATGTCATCAGTTTTCATAATATCCACCAAAATAAAATAATTTGGGGAGGGGATTAATAATTGGGTTTTGAAAATTTTTATTTGCCATTAAATAGTTTTGGATCTTCAGTAATATAAATTTAAAATGTTCAATAAATTTAAAACTTTAAAATTTAGAATTTCAAAATTAAATAAGTTATATTTATGAAAAATTAAAATTAATTAAGAAAAATACATTTAAAATAATTCCACATACTTATTTTTCTTGAATTATAACGTTCTTCTCTATTTCACAGTTTAAAGTATTACTTATTAAACATTTTTTAGATCCTTCTAATATCATTTCTTTTAGTTTGTCCTCTTCATAATCTCCTGAAACTTCCACAAAAATATTTAAAATAACTTTTTTTATTTTTCCTTCTTCAAACGATTTTTCAACTTTTCCATCAACTTTTATCTCCGCCTCTATGGCGTTATCTTTTAATGTATTTCCGACCGCTATACAGATACACCCACAAAGTCCCCCTAAAAACAAGTCCATTGGCGATATTTTTTCTTTTGTTGAACCTTTTCCTCCTCGTGAGTGAATTTTTAATCCTTTAACGTCCACCAATGTTTCAAACATATCTAAATATTCAGCGTATATCTCTTTTTTCTCATCTTTGCTTACTATTATATCAACAAGTTTAGCAATAAATTCCTTCCTCTCTTTTTCTGGGATATATTGTAAAAACTTCTCCAATGCTAAGGGCATCATCTTTGGCATCATTTTAGGAGCCATCTCCTTAGCAATATCAGAATCCATCATCTCCATTATCATTTCTGGGTTCATAACTCTCTACCCTCTTTTTTAAGTTAATTTAAGCTAATATGGTTGTTTAGATTAAATCATGCTTTTTTAAGATCTCCTTAGCTTTTACCAAAATTTTATGTTCTTTTATTATCTTTTCCATGTATTCTTTATCTGGAAATTCTAATGCATCTACTGGGCATAGCATCTTACAAGTTGTGCATGCAACGACACAGTTGTAAGGTCTTGCAACTACTGGTTTCTTCTTTTCTTTATCCCAATCAAAAACAACCCTGTTGGCACAAGTTATATAACAAACTCCACATCCAATACATTTATCATAGTTAACTTTTGGATACCACTCGATCTTTTTTCTATCAATACCCCACCATGGTTTTACACTCCAATCTCTAATAATTCTTCCCAAAGGATCTTTTCCAATTATTGGAAGTTCTTCACTCATCTTTTCACCTTTTTAAATTATTGCTTTATTATTTTTTAATTTTTTAATTAATTTTTTAATTTGGAGCACGTTAATTATTGGGTAGGTTAATGCCCAAATTAAGAATATTATTGAAGTTATATTTATAATTTTCGATTAATCGATTCATTTTAATACTTTTTAAAATAATTTAATTATATTAATTTACATGTATGTGGAAGGTATAAAAAGCGATAAGGATTAGAGTAATTATATCAACCTATATGGTGATTAAATGCTATCTGACCACGAAGAGTTATTGAGAATAAAAAAGGCAAGAGAGATCATATTGAAGATTCTAAAAGAAAAAGGCAGAGATAGTTTATATGACCTAAGTGGCCTCTCTGGTGGTTTTTTAATAAAAGAAGAAGATAAAGACCTATTAAATACATATATTGGATCATCCTACTTTGCAGAAAAAGTTAATGAGTGGGGTTTAAAGCATTTAGGTGGAGAAAGATGTGTAGGTTTTAATAGAACATCATCTGCTATCTTAGCAACGATCTTGGCTTTAAAACCTGAGAGGGTTGTTCACTATTTACCAGAGCTTCCAGGACATCCATCCATTGAGAGAAGTTGCAAATTAATAAATGTCGATTATTTTGAATCTGATAATATAAATGAGGTTTTAAAGAGAATTGATGAAAAAACTCTTGTGATTATAACAGGATCTACTATGGATCTAAAAGTAATAGATATTGAGAACTTTAAAAAAGTTATTGATACATCTAAAAAAAGGAAGGCAATAACATTTGTCGATGATGCCTCTGGAGCAAGAGTCAGATTGTTGTTTGGACAACCTCCTGCCTTGGAATTAGGAGCTGATTTAGTTGCCACGAGCACAGATAAACTTATGGAAGGGCCAAGGGGTGGATTACTTGCTGGAAAAAGAGAATTGGTAGAAAAAATATATTTAGAAGGAACGAAGTTTGGTTTAGAAGCACAACCTCCAATATTAGCAGGAATGTATAGGGCTTTGGAGTGTTTTAATTTAGAAAGAATAAAAGATGCATTTGAAAGGGCTAAAAGATTTGATCTGTCTAAAATAACGTTATTAAATAGCGAACTTAAAAAGTTAGATGGGAAGATAGATATAGTGTGTGAAAAAACACCGACAGGATTTGTTATAAAGAGAGTTCATAAAGATGATCATATAAACATTAAAAAACTTGTAGAAATTGGATTTAATCTTCTAAAAGATTATGGAATAATTACAATAACCGTTGCAGGAATGCCGGGGGCAAGTAAAAGTTTGCGGATCGATCTAACATCAAGAGATGCTGAGCGATTGAGTGATGAAGATATAGTTAACGCGGTTGTAAACTCGATAATATCTGCTTTTTCCTAAAATATGTTTTTATAAATCTTTATAAGATATTAGATCAGAAAACTTCACTACTTCATGCATTGCTCTCAGATTTACTGGAATTTCATTCTCTTTTAACAAAACTAACGGGTTTATTCCACCCATTGTCACCAATCCACACATGTCTTTATTTACATTTATTCCATAAAGTTCATTGTTCGGTTCTCCTATCGCTTTAACCCCTCTCCAATTTAGCTTTTTCAAAACATTTTCTAAGTCCTCTCTTGCTACTCTATGTATCTCCCTAAAACCTGCTAAGAATGTCTTCTCACAATCAACAAAGTTGAAAAACACCTCATGAGGATCCAATGATGAACCTTCATAGCCAATTATATCTATAAACCTTTCTTTATCTTCCGTGATCTCTAAAATCCCTCCATATCTTGGAATCACAGGAATTGAATTCCTTAAAAATATACCATCCAAGGTTACGGCACATATTGTCTGAATCTTTATTTTATCCTGTTCTTCAACAATACCAAATCTATCTGAAATACCCAAATACTGTTTATATGCTTCTTTCAATAACTCTACTGCCTCGTCATAATATTGTTTTTCAATATAGGCAGTGTTTACAATAACATTCCCATCACTCTCATCTATATCATATGACACCTTTGCCATTGCGTTAAACATTTTCGATAAAGCAGTTTTTATCCTTATATTTGCTTTTTTCGTTATTATCTCTCTTGGATTTTTCTTAACCTTGTGTAGTGATTCTAACCTAACAGTGGATGTCATAGGAGAGATCTCTACAAAGCAGTCGTTTTCTACAAATGGGGCTATTGGTGTTAATCCTCCAATTAATGCAACCCCAACTTTATCTTCCCCTATATCTAATCCTAAAACGTTTTCAGTTCCATAGCTAATAATGCATTTTAATTCATCTTTCTCTAAAACCCCTTTGAATTTTTCTAAAAATTCAACTCCAAAGTATCTAAAATTAGCTGGAAGAAAACCCTCCCCATTCTCTATAATCCCTATTACATCTGTTTCTTTTTTCTCGATAAAAGCCCTTAGAGGATCTATTGATGTGGACTTATAATCAATGATCTCTTTGAATTCAACTGGTTTTCCATCTTCGTATTTTACAATTCCTGCACAAACTTGAAGTGGGAATATTCCATTTTGTAATAAGACGTTGTCAAAATTTAGCGAGCAGAGAGTATTTATCTCAACAAACTTTTCTCTGTCTATGATTCCAACTCGATCTCCTACTGCAAGTCCGTTTTCATAAACTCCCTTTATTGTCTTCAGGACCTCGTTGAAATCGGCATAAACATGACATCTATTAATAACCACATATCCAAATCTGTAATTTGCAGATATTGTCTTTTCTAAGATATTTGAGTATATACTTCCCAATCTATAAGAAATATTTGCCTTCTCTAACTCCTCCAACCCTCTCTCCGTTATAACTCTCCCTGCATATCCTAATTTTTTTGTTAATTTCATTCCATCCAACAGTTTCAGATGGTATCTAACTGCTCGTTCTCCTATCTTATATCCTCGTCTATTAAGTTCTCTTGCTATAATTTTAGCCCCTACGGGCTCTTTTGATTTTGACAGTATATCTAAGATCTCTATTAATTTCCTATCTAAGTCAGCCATATATTCCACCTTGGCTCTTAAAAAGTGCATTATTAAATATTTTTATTATTATAATCAAAATTTAATCTATTTTTCTATCATTTATCATCGTTAAATTTTATGGAAATTAAAAATTAAAAAGTCAATCTGAACTCTAATTATTTATTTTTATTCGATGATTTATTATATAAGAATTTATTATGAATCAAATTTGTTATACGGTTTATTTTTGTTATTTAAATAATTCGTTTAATGATTTACTTATCGAGTTTCTCCTTTAACAATTCAACAACTCGTTTAGGATCTGCTCTTCCTCTTGTTAGTCGCATAACTTGCCCCATTAAAAAGTTCAACGCCTCTTTTTTACCATTTAAATAATCCTCAACTGCCTTTTGGTTGTTTTTTATCGCTTCTTCAACTGCTTTTATCAATTCACTCTCATCTTTAATGACCGTCAACCCAAGTTCTTCAACGATCTCTTTTGGTTTTTTCTTTCCTCTGTTTATTACCAATAGATCAATAACCTCTTTTGCAATTTTTTGTGAAATAGTTCCATTTTTAATTAATTTTATTAATTCAACTATATGTTCGGGCTTTATACCGCTTTCATATAGATCAACTTTGTGATACTGCAAAGACCTCTTTAACTCGTTCCTTATCCACACAACGGCTAAGTCGATATTTTCTTTACTTTTTCCAAGTGATTTAACAACGTTTTCAAACATCTCAGCCATATCTAAATCAGTAACAAGAACTTTTGCATCTTCTTCACTTATTTTGTATTCTTCAACAAATCTCTTCTTCTTAGCAAGAGGTGTTTCAGGCATTTTTTCCTCTATCTCCTTAACCCACTTTTCGGAAATAACTATCGGCTGAATATCAGGATCTGGGATGTATCTATAATCTTCTGCTGTTTCTTTGCTTCTCATTGCCTTTGTTATCATTTGACTTTCTAAAAATGCCCTTGTTTCTCTTTTAACTTCTCCTCCTCTTTTTATAATATTCTTTTGCCTAATTAACTCATATTTTAAAACCTTATAAACCCCTCTTATCGAGTTAACATTTTTAACTTCAACCCTATTTCCTTGAACACCCATATAATTTATGGAAATATTAACATCTGCTCTCATCGTTCCCTCTCCCCTCAAACATCCGAGGTATCTAAATAGGGTCATCAATTGTTTTAAAAATTCTCTTGCCTCTTCTGGACTTTTTATGTCTGGTTCAGTAACGATCTCTATCAGAGGAGTTCCACTTCTATTATAATCAACGATTCCAAAACTTGGATTGTATTGTCCAGGATCTTCCTCTAAGTGGACTTCGTGAATTCCTATTCCTAAAAACTCCCCATTAACTCCTATTGGCGTTGATGTTCTCTGATAACCACTTGGTAAATCGGGATAATCATAATGCTTTCTTTGGAAGTATATATCCTTATCAACAACAATCTCACATCCAAGCATTTTCGCAACCATTATCGCGACTTCTACTGCCTTTTTATTTGGTGGAAATGGCTTAGCCCCCGGCAAACCTAAACAGACAGGACATACGTTAGTGTTTGGTTCAGCATCCAAATAGTTAGTTGAACAGTTGCAGAATAATTTTGATTTAGTATCTATCTGAACGTGTATTTCTAACCCACATTTCATTTTAACATCTTCACTCATCTTTCCACCTATTAACTTTTTCAGTTTAAATCCAACGTTCCAAAATATCCAATAAATCTATTAAAGTCAATACTGATTTATTTAATTTAATTTTTTGATAGTTAATATTGCTTTGATATTAATTTGCGCTTTAATTAAAATTATAATAAAAACTATTCAAACAAAACTACTTTGCAATGTGGTTATTGTAAATTGTTCATTTATTTGGTTTTAAGATCTTTGGCCCCCTTGCTAATGCAGTTATTCCAGTTCTTGCCATTTCTTTTATACCGAGGGGTTTAACTAACTCAATAAACGCATTTATCTTATCTTCTCCTCCTGTTATCTCCACGATTAAAGATTCGGGACTTAGATCTACAACATTTCCTCTGAATATACTTGTATATTGTATAATTTGGGATTTTGCACTTTCCGTTGGGGCATAAACTTTTATTAAACATAGTTCTCTCTGAACTGACTTTTTTTCTTCCAGTTCGCTAACTTTTATAACATCTATTAACTTATTTAATTGTTTAATTACTTGTTCTAAGATTCTATCGTCTCCGTTAACCTCTATCGTCACTCTTGAAACTTGAGGATTCTCTGTAGTTCCAACAGTAATACTTGAAATATTAAATCCTCTCCTTGTAAATAATCCAGAAATTCTTTGTAATACACCTGGCTTGTTTAAAACCAGTGCAGATATAACATGTCTATGCTCCATTCTATTCACCAACTATGTGTGTTTATCTTTTTTTATTGTTTTTGTCTTTTTTATTTTTATAGTAAGATTTAAAAATGATAAAATAGATCAGTTATTGAGTCCCTTGGTATAATTAAACTCTTTCTATAATAAGGTTTTTAAGTATTTTAATGTTTTTAAGTAATTTTTAGTGAAAAAATTTAATCGTAAGTTTAATATCAAACACACTACTGATTCACATACGTTGATATAACTTAATAATTAATAACTTACTGATAAGTCATTTATTCAAATTATTGGTAAATTAATTTTTGATCAATTTTAATATGTTAACGTTTTATAATTCATTTAATTTATTCAACTCTCTATTTATCGAATTTAGATATAGAAGATTTTAAAAAGATGTTAAATAATACTTAGATGTTGAAGATCCAATGTTGATTTTTTAGTAATAATTTGTTGTATTATAGTTCTATTTCCATTTTGATCCCTAATTTCAAATTCTACTTCTGATTTTGATGTTTTGATTTTTATATCTGTAATTATTGATAAACGATTTGTTGAAATTACCAATTTAACAATTAAGATTACGCTTGATTTGAAATTTGCGATTTTGAATTTGGATGAATAGGCATTATTTAAACGAGTGTATATAAATTTTTTGGAGAGTGGATAAAATGGTTTTATTGAAATTTCATGGAGGATGTCAGCAAATAGGAATGAGTTGCGTAGAAGTTGAATCGCAGAAAGGGAAGATATTGTTAGATTGTGGATTATCTCCAGATACCGGGGAGATTCCAAAGGTTGATGATAAAAGTATAGATGCAGTTATTATTTCTCATGCTCACTTAGATCACTGTGGGGCTCTACCATTTTACAAATTTAAAAAGATATACTGCACTCATCCAACAGCAGATCTGATGTTTATCACATGGAGAGATACGCTAAACTTAAAAAAGGCATTTGGAGAAGAGGACATTCAAAATGCTATGAGTAGTGTTGAATGTTTAAACTACTATGAGGAAAGAAGCATAAATGACAATATTAAATTCAAATTTTATAATGCAGGGCATATCTTAGGAAGTGCATCCATATACTTAGAAGTGGACGGTAAAAAAATACTCTACACCGGAGATATAAATGAAAATGTTTCAAGAACTCTACTTTCAGCTGACACTGACTTTGATGAAATAGATGTTTTGATAGTGGAGTCAACCTATGGATCACCCTTGGATGTAAAGCCCGCAAGAAAAACCTTAGAAAGACAGCTAATAGAGGAGATCGCCGAAACCATAGAAAATGGAGGAAAAGTTATAATTCCTGTCTTTGCAATAGGCAGAGCTCAGGAAATTTTATTAATATTAAATAACTACATGAGGAGTGGTAATTTAACAGAAGTGCCTATTTATACGGATGGATCTCTGATTCACGCTACTGCTGTTTATATGAGTTATACTAACTGGCTGAATCCAAAAATAAAGAATATGATAGAAAATGGGATAAATCCATTTGGAGAAATAAAAAAAGCGGATGATAATTTAGTTTTTAATAAAGAACCATGTATTATCGTTTCTACATCAGGAATGGTTCAGGGTGGACCTATTTTAAAGTATTTAAAACTACTAAAAGATCCTAAGAACAAGCTTATATTAACGGGTTATCAGGCAGAAGGAACTATTGGTAGAGAGTTAGAAGAAGGAGCAGAAGAAATCCAGCCATTTAAAAATAAAATACCAATAAACGGTAAAGTTGTTAAAATTGAGTTTTCTGCACATGGGGATTATAATTCATTGGTTCGATATATAAAAAAGATTCCAAAACCAGAAAAAGCGATTGTTATGCATGGGGAGAGGTATCAAGCGCTCTCTTTCGCTATGACAATTTGGAAAACATTAAAGATTCCAACTTTTGTTCCTGTTAAGGGAACTGTATTGCCCATTTAAATTAAAATATTTTTTTATTTTTATTTTTTTAATATATTTTTTATTAATTTAATTCAATTACACTGCTAAAATTCCTTCCTCTGGAATTTCTTGCTCTATTGTCTTAATAGCAGAGAAATACTTCTTAAGAACTCCTGTTATCTTTTTCATTATTTCTTTCTCTTCAATTACATCAAGTGAGATTTTTGACTCAATTATCACATATAAGTTTTCTCCATACAAGTTTAAAGGATATATGTATAGATAACTGTCATCTTTATATATCACAACTTTTTTAACGTTTCCACACATCTTTTTTATGTATTCAAAGATCCCTGAGGCAGTTGCTCCTACTTCCTCAGCATCTTTTAATGTCGTAGCAATAACCAGCCCCTCATCGTTAACAACAATAATATCCTCAATATCATAAGATAATGCGATTTCAACCAAGTCAAATTCTTTTGTATATTCTTTATCTTCATCAGGGGCAACATATGGCTTTAATTCCTTTAAGTTTTCTATAATTTCCATTTCTATCAATTTATAGGTTTTTTTCTGTTCTCTCTCTTTATAGTAGTAAGCTCCAACTCCAATTCCTACTCCCACTATAAAAAGGATTAGAAAGGCAATTATCGCATTCATAGTTAAACCTCTTCACACGTTTTTCCTTACTCAACGTATTATCGTTATTTTTAATTTTTATTAAAGGTTTTTAATTTAATAATTTTCATAATTTGATTTTATATAATTTTTTATTTAACTTTTTTGTGAGGTTTAAAATGAATCAATAACAATTAGATTCCACTTAATAATAATTTAATCTACATTTATTGAAATTCTCGATGTGTATTTTGAGAGATGCTTTCTAATTATCTTATCTATTTCAAACTTAACCACAGATGGATCAACATCTTTTTTAATTATTCCCAATATTCTTTTCCTCTTCACATGAATATCTCCAAACAAATAGTATCTTCCATTTTCCCATTTTATTTTTAACTCTGGCTTTACATCTTCAATTCCATCCATCATCTTAATTCTCTCTACGATCTCTTTACAGAGTTTCTCTTTTAATTCTTCTAACTCTTCCTCAGAGGGACTAAACACTTCTTCAAGTATTGTTTCTACCCAATCTTCATCCGGCTCTTTTATTCCAAGTTTTTTTAGTAGTTCCTCTCTTGAAACCTCATTTATTGGCATTTGTTCTTCTTGAAGTTCTTTATTTTCTTCTTTCTCTTTCTCATCTTCACTAACCAATCTCATCTCTGGGTATAACTCTAAAATAATATTTGCCTTTCTTTCATTGTATTCATAAACATCAATGATAGAATCCTCATCAGAGAGTAGTTGTTCCAATTTTTTTAAAGCGGTCTCTCCAAGTAAAACTCCCAAATTGCACTCGTAAGCGGCACCTATTGGTTCCCTTCCTTTAAATATTATATATCCATTTTCATAGCCATTAGAAGATTTTTTATAGACGTTTATAACAATATACTTCCCATCTTCCAAATATTTCTCAAAATCTCGCACGTTTGTGGCTATTAATTTATCAAGAGGGATGTCTAATTTAATATTAAGATAATTTTCTTTACTATCTGGCTTTTCTTCTTTTTCTGTTTCCGTTTCTTCTTGGATTTTTACTGTAAAGATCTCAGGATACAACCACTTCATCAGATTTATCTTATCTCTATTGTATTTGTAAATTTCAATTGACTTATCTTCTTCATTCAACAGTTCTACTATTCCCTCAAGGTTTCCATACTCTTCAACCATATCATTATCGGTGTAATAAACCCCAATAACCTTTCCATTCTCAACAAAAATGTATCCTTCCCATAATTTCCCATCTTTTTTCGCTAAAACAAGTATATAACCAATATCAATTTTGTTTATAAGATCATCTAACTGTCCTTCATTTAATTTTTCAACTAACTCTCCTTCAACTACCTTTATCATAACCATTCCCTCATCTAATATTATTCAAAATTGTTTAATCCGTATATTCTCACGTCGCAATGTTAGAATATACGACTTGATAGCTTTCTATTATTCACCTATCGTTATGGGTTATTATATTTTAGTTAATTTAATTATTTAATATTATTTGACACCGTGAGATCTATAACATCTTCTCACGATCAAGCCAGCAAAAACGCCTGCTCCAAATCCGTTATCTATGTTAACAACTGCAATCCCAGGGGAGCAGGAGTGCAACATTGTCAAAAGGGGGGTGATCTTTATTCCATAAGATGTTGATGTCGGCACACCAATAACTGGCACATCAATCATAGAAGCTACAACCGAGGGGAGGGTTCCTTCCATTCCTGCAACAACTATCACACAGGAAACATCCTTCTCTATCATAGTTTTTAAAGCAGGAAAAAGTCGATGTATCCCTGCCACTCCAACATCATAAGATGTTATTGTCTCAACTCCCATCACTTCCAAAGTATCTTTTGCCTCTTCTGCTACTGCAATATCGGAAGTTCCCGCAGTTAATATTCCCACTTTACCTATTTTTTTTATTTTATAGTTTTTATTTTTTATTATTAATGTTTTCGCCCTTTTATTAATCTTTACCTCATAGTTTTTTAGATCCATCTTCCTAATTTCGTCGCAAAGTTTTTCGATATTTTCTATCTTTGTGGCAAGAGCAACTCCATTATTCTCTGCAAGTTTCAACGTTGAGTTAATTATCTCATCTATACTTTTTCCTCTGCCATAAACAACTTCTGGAACGCCCGTTCTAAACTCTCTATTTATATCAAGTTTTAATTCAGTCCCAAT
This region includes:
- a CDS encoding roadblock/LC7 domain-containing protein, with protein sequence MNAIIAFLILFIVGVGIGVGAYYYKEREQKKTYKLIEMEIIENLKELKPYVAPDEDKEYTKEFDLVEIALSYDIEDIIVVNDEGLVIATTLKDAEEVGATASGIFEYIKKMCGNVKKVVIYKDDSYLYIYPLNLYGENLYVIIESKISLDVIEEKEIMKKITGVLKKYFSAIKTIEQEIPEEGILAV
- a CDS encoding DUF128 domain-containing protein, producing the protein MADLDRKLIEILDILSKSKEPVGAKIIARELNRRGYKIGERAVRYHLKLLDGMKLTKKLGYAGRVITERGLEELEKANISYRLGSIYSNILEKTISANYRFGYVVINRCHVYADFNEVLKTIKGVYENGLAVGDRVGIIDREKFVEINTLCSLNFDNVLLQNGIFPLQVCAGIVKYEDGKPVEFKEIIDYKSTSIDPLRAFIEKKETDVIGIIENGEGFLPANFRYFGVEFLEKFKGVLEKDELKCIISYGTENVLGLDIGEDKVGVALIGGLTPIAPFVENDCFVEISPMTSTVRLESLHKVKKNPREIITKKANIRIKTALSKMFNAMAKVSYDIDESDGNVIVNTAYIEKQYYDEAVELLKEAYKQYLGISDRFGIVEEQDKIKIQTICAVTLDGIFLRNSIPVIPRYGGILEITEDKERFIDIIGYEGSSLDPHEVFFNFVDCEKTFLAGFREIHRVAREDLENVLKKLNWRGVKAIGEPNNELYGINVNKDMCGLVTMGGINPLVLLKENEIPVNLRAMHEVVKFSDLISYKDL
- a CDS encoding 4Fe-4S dicluster domain-containing protein: MSEELPIIGKDPLGRIIRDWSVKPWWGIDRKKIEWYPKVNYDKCIGCGVCYITCANRVVFDWDKEKKKPVVARPYNCVVACTTCKMLCPVDALEFPDKEYMEKIIKEHKILVKAKEILKKHDLI
- the ilvN gene encoding acetolactate synthase small subunit — protein: MEHRHVISALVLNKPGVLQRISGLFTRRGFNISSITVGTTENPQVSRVTIEVNGDDRILEQVIKQLNKLIDVIKVSELEEKKSVQRELCLIKVYAPTESAKSQIIQYTSIFRGNVVDLSPESLIVEITGGEDKINAFIELVKPLGIKEMARTGITALARGPKILKPNK
- a CDS encoding MBL fold metallo-hydrolase — encoded protein: MVLLKFHGGCQQIGMSCVEVESQKGKILLDCGLSPDTGEIPKVDDKSIDAVIISHAHLDHCGALPFYKFKKIYCTHPTADLMFITWRDTLNLKKAFGEEDIQNAMSSVECLNYYEERSINDNIKFKFYNAGHILGSASIYLEVDGKKILYTGDINENVSRTLLSADTDFDEIDVLIVESTYGSPLDVKPARKTLERQLIEEIAETIENGGKVIIPVFAIGRAQEILLILNNYMRSGNLTEVPIYTDGSLIHATAVYMSYTNWLNPKIKNMIENGINPFGEIKKADDNLVFNKEPCIIVSTSGMVQGGPILKYLKLLKDPKNKLILTGYQAEGTIGRELEEGAEEIQPFKNKIPINGKVVKIEFSAHGDYNSLVRYIKKIPKPEKAIVMHGERYQALSFAMTIWKTLKIPTFVPVKGTVLPI
- a CDS encoding radical SAM/SPASM domain-containing protein, with translation MKTDDMAIVFSKLILNPIVKSQMSSLFKKDENNKLIIENYIDAYVEGKKLPSLKYKILKEIIDGGLKTFAGEKYKEDFKNYLKDPYFKKGLINVVRGLYYFGVKKPFVAGAPFLVVWDITYRCNLRCKHCYANAGRPLEDELTTEEAEKVIDILGDAGVVAIAFSGGEPLMRKDIFKLIDKVKEKDMQVSIATNGTLLTKENVKKLKEHKVDFIQISLDGTKETHEKFRGIKGIYEKTISGIKNVVEENICCAIAMTATKLNYKDVLKVIDLAEELNVDYFMLYNYIPVGVGDYEIDLSPEEREELLNLLWEKLNTETGKKCKTAFLSTAPYYSRTAIEHNRYYLATHFANVDLDENERLKNLANFIGGCGCGRFYLSLRANGDIQPCVFFPLKLENIRNFKDEEDFLNFWKNNKILNELRDREKLKICGKCKYRYICGGCRARAYSYYKDYLREDPGCILTKKLDNIENK
- a CDS encoding OsmC family protein; the protein is MNPEMIMEMMDSDIAKEMAPKMMPKMMPLALEKFLQYIPEKERKEFIAKLVDIIVSKDEKKEIYAEYLDMFETLVDVKGLKIHSRGGKGSTKEKISPMDLFLGGLCGCICIAVGNTLKDNAIEAEIKVDGKVEKSFEEGKIKKVILNIFVEVSGDYEEDKLKEMILEGSKKCLISNTLNCEIEKNVIIQEK
- a CDS encoding TIGR03576 family pyridoxal phosphate-dependent enzyme, with amino-acid sequence MLSDHEELLRIKKAREIILKILKEKGRDSLYDLSGLSGGFLIKEEDKDLLNTYIGSSYFAEKVNEWGLKHLGGERCVGFNRTSSAILATILALKPERVVHYLPELPGHPSIERSCKLINVDYFESDNINEVLKRIDEKTLVIITGSTMDLKVIDIENFKKVIDTSKKRKAITFVDDASGARVRLLFGQPPALELGADLVATSTDKLMEGPRGGLLAGKRELVEKIYLEGTKFGLEAQPPILAGMYRALECFNLERIKDAFERAKRFDLSKITLLNSELKKLDGKIDIVCEKTPTGFVIKRVHKDDHINIKKLVEIGFNLLKDYGIITITVAGMPGASKSLRIDLTSRDAERLSDEDIVNAVVNSIISAFS
- the gatB gene encoding Asp-tRNA(Asn)/Glu-tRNA(Gln) amidotransferase subunit GatB codes for the protein MSEDVKMKCGLEIHVQIDTKSKLFCNCSTNYLDAEPNTNVCPVCLGLPGAKPFPPNKKAVEVAIMVAKMLGCEIVVDKDIYFQRKHYDYPDLPSGYQRTSTPIGVNGEFLGIGIHEVHLEEDPGQYNPSFGIVDYNRSGTPLIEIVTEPDIKSPEEAREFLKQLMTLFRYLGCLRGEGTMRADVNISINYMGVQGNRVEVKNVNSIRGVYKVLKYELIRQKNIIKRGGEVKRETRAFLESQMITKAMRSKETAEDYRYIPDPDIQPIVISEKWVKEIEEKMPETPLAKKKRFVEEYKISEEDAKVLVTDLDMAEMFENVVKSLGKSKENIDLAVVWIRNELKRSLQYHKVDLYESGIKPEHIVELIKLIKNGTISQKIAKEVIDLLVINRGKKKPKEIVEELGLTVIKDESELIKAVEEAIKNNQKAVEDYLNGKKEALNFLMGQVMRLTRGRADPKRVVELLKEKLDK